A segment of the Eleutherodactylus coqui strain aEleCoq1 chromosome 6, aEleCoq1.hap1, whole genome shotgun sequence genome:
ataggtgatgggtgagatctctgtattgtgccatgatatatttatacatagttgttggagtgcccccttgttacagtcctggatataatagatgatgggagagatctctgtatagtcccctgatatatttatacatagttattaagtccTCAATCATCCATATTtttcctaaactaaataaccccaattttgataacctccctgggaATTGTAGTctgtccattccatttatttttttagttgGCTGCCTTTGAACCcacttaagctctgatatgtcctttttgagtactggTGCCTTAAACTGTCCACAGTATTcaatgtgtggtctgactagggacttgtaaaaaggaagaacaatgttcatgtcatgtgcccctatacctctttaaatACACCCTAGGACCCTATTtcctttggcagcagctgtctgacgtGGGTTGCTCGAATTgcgtttacagttaattaaagtCCACAAGTTATTTTCCATGTCcgttttacccagtggtttcctatttagtgtgtaatggttacATATACAGTATTTTCATTTCACATGTACATAAGCTTATATTTCTGAgtgttaaatcacatttttgtgtcaaacatattttttaagcattttaggTAATTTGTTTAAACTtttggtcacaatctatatttaaaaaaaatcctaaactcctgcatttttcacactaacCACAGAGCataatactagtctgtcacttcctggtTTGTAGAGATAGCTTTTCagaaggatccaccattcacaataggtataaacTGTGAAGTTCTACTCtgcctctgcacaggtcacagaacatgtctagaacagtctcctgtGCCAGTCAGTGGGTTCcctcttgtccattgtgtgaatggcccatgaagctgctgtaaagcttttctctaaaaaaaaagtgctaaatgCTATTacatgcagctcaggcaagatgaccACATCATAGTCATATATAGATGATACAAAATCTATATTCAGAAAATTAAACCAGATTAGAAAAATTTTATatatttctctatctggttttatttactaaaaaaaattaaaccagatagagaaagGGATTATCCGGGGACATAATATTACACAAAGGCTTCCTCAACTTGCAGCAGTAAAATCATAGAATACATACTCAGCCTTCAGTGCTCATCCACCATTGTCATCTCGCTGACGTACGGATCCCCACTGGTCTTCATTACTGGGTGCAGGGAGCTAGCTATGACGTCTCTAACAAAACGgcaatgtgactgctgcagccaatcaacatctctctgcagctctcatatGACCCAATATCAGGTTGTCATCACTCCTCTCCCGGAAGTCACATTCAGTGGGGACAGGAGAGCTGGCGAGACAGCAGTGGTGGGAAAGCATGGAAGGGTATGATAATTTACTGCTGCAAGCTCAGcaagcttttgagtgataatatttccccggataacccctttatctGTTCTTAATTAGAATATGAAAGCAATGATTCAATAGTTTTATACACAGGGCCAGTTAACTTCCTTCTACATAATTTTTCCCAAGTTTAGTCTAAAGAATTAACTGATTGCAACTTTATTCTTTGTTCTAGGTTCTGGGTAACTCTATGGAGAACTCCAACCAAACACTTCCAAGTCAGTTCTTCTTACTTGGATTATCTACTGTTCCTCACCTCCAGGTTTTAGGGTTCCTTGTATTTGTGCTGATGTATATTATCACATTGTCAGGAAATGGTCTTCTTCTCATTACAGTAAGGATCAGCCCAAAATTACACACCCCTATGTACCTCTTCCTGAGTAATCTCTCTTTTATTGACGTCTGTTTCTCCTCCACCATAGTTCCCGTAATCCTCATAAATACGTTATCCACAGAGAAGAGTATCTCAGTGGGTGGATGTGTTTTCCAGATGTTCTTCTCATTAATTCTTGGGGTAGGAGAATGCATCTTACTTGCTATAATGGCATATGATAGGTTTGTAGCCATTTGTAGACCATTGCACTACAGCAGTATTATGAACATGAGGTGTTGTGTTATGCTATCCATAGTACCATGGACTGTTGGCTTCTTCAACTCTTGTATACAAGTGCCCCTCACCTGGAGACTTCCCTTCTGCAGGACTCATCATATCAACCATTTCTTTTGTGAAATACCTCCCATTTTAAGACTCTCCTGCAAAGATCCTTTGCTTAATGTGGTGGCAATGTATGTAGCAGCCGGAACCATTGTTTTATGTTCTTTTCTTTTGACTCTGATTTCCTATGTTTATATCATCTCCACCATTTTGAAGATCCGTTCTTCACAAGGAAGACATGCAGTATTTTCTACATGCGCCTCTCACATCACAGTTGTCACCCTCTATTATGGAACCCTTCTGTTCAATTATCTTCAGCCCCCATCTTCTCACTCTGTGGAGACGGACAATACGGTATCTGTTCTCTATACGGTGGTCACTCCAATGCTGaatcccatcatctacagtatcAGAAATAAGGATGTTAAGAGTTGTttaataaataatttaaaaaacaagaaaaactgtctaaaaacaTGCTGATGTGTTATTGTAGCTAATGTTCCCCTAAATATAATAAAGCAGATGAGTTCCATGAATGTTATACATGTTATGTTTGATAACATGGCATAGGTCATCATTTAAATGTGGCCTCATTGTCCTACTCCATTTATACTCAACTATTACAAATATATGCTTGGACTTTTCCTGTATGTTTTACAGTGCACGACTTCAGGAACgataacactggccaacacgtattttggtgcagagcgtttgaCAGCTGTTATAAGGTATATTTTGTGCCCTGATGtcaaatatgccatccattttcccctatcagctccagtttctgtgatataggcaccgactgaattttgttaccctattccatattagacatatgattgatataattaaacaaataccgtacaaattagtgtttttttctacaatattgtgatgCAAAGAACAAAACAAAGTGGACTCTGTAACAATTTATTTTATCGAATCAAATTATTTTCAACGACAACCATGTTCTCCCTCACAGGCCACTGTCATTTCACCCAGTGCTCTTGTTTGGTCCTAGTGTCCCAGAGGCACATAAAACACGGATATTTTGTGTACCCGCTTTGTTGGCCTAATGGGaaattgatagagatgagcgagcatactcgttaagggaaaatactcgagcgagtatcgtccttttcgagtacctgtctgctcagcagaaaagattcgggtgccggcgggggtgagcagtgggtaTGCTGAGTGCTTGACTGGCTGGTCACCAGCAGTGTGTAGCAGCTGTGGGAAAGGAGGAAAGGATGCCGGCCTAAGATCACCCCAGTTGTCCTGAAGAGGAGAGGACAGCCGCTGCTATCATTCACCTCACAGCCGTCTCACatggacccccactggcaaagcggacagcagcttccaggacctgtggtgatgtcaccagtgtgGTAGGAGTCAGCAATCAGATAGTACCCTAGTGTGTGTGTATTCTAGTACTCTAGCGTGTGTGTAAGAGTGGCCAAAGGGGCTACAAATAAATTTTCACGTAGCGCAGGAAATGTGTtatatttggaaagattacaccaaggggctagttcatgtatggaaatgtgttttgcagctgtatgcagcacgatttaagaagaagggagggggccaagctgaacttttgcacctgggcccctaagcctttaggtacgcccctgaacacaatgattgtatagctacaacaccCCACAACACCTCGGGCGACAAATGTACACAACCATTCCTCACTACTGGTCGGGACAAACTAAATGTACGAATACGATTGGCTATGTGACGCAGCATGGCTGGCAATGCGCATGCGCCGAAActatagctgatggagagaaactgtttgcatatttgcaaataaaaggtcaaatatacactaaatcagttgtaacattcccggcaccaaacaattttttcaattttgttggccagtgtaatagACATCCAGgtttaggaagaaaaaaaatttaaaaaaaaaatattcgtaCTAATTATAGTGGTGGTCCAAGATAGAACTTCGTTCAAGAAAAGCGTCCTCTGTgtgaaaacaataataaaaagcTTAACATCACCTATTTCTGCTCTCTACAAGTCCCCTGCTGGTGGCTCCAGATCTCCGCAGTGACTTGTTGTTTACAGGCTtcagcagcctgtttatggggCAACaaaggctgctgtagccaatgacatcctttacacaggctgctgcagtcttTAAACACTACATCAGTGAGCAAACCAAATCTGCCGGTGGAAGACTTGCAGGGAGAAGTTAGTATAAgttctttattattattttcactAGGGGAAccattttttttagaaagttttatctcagacaacccctttaaagcttctcTGATGGTCTAAGATAGTTGAGGGGGTAATTTTATTAgttctggtggtctagggtagtagATTGCGTTTAAACCAGTAGTGTAGAGATATATGTTGGGGTGCTAAAAATGGCTAATATTTGGTTCCCTGATGGTCTAGGGTAAAATAAATGGCTAATCCCTGGTGGCTCCAGTGATGTATCCTGTCTGGTTGTTCTGTCTGACAGAAACACAATGTGGCTTTCCTTCCTGCCCTGCACTGATCAGCTCCACAGTTCTTACTAGTGTAAAGGGGTTATTGAAATATCAGATCGGGAGTACCCAACCCGATTTTCAAGAACTAATAGTGAATTGAAGCAGCCAATTCCGATTCCCATTGATTTAAGGTGAAATTAAAGAATGAGCTCTGCTTACGCATGTGCTATTGATGgggttagcagtgttgcctttCAGTGCCGGGATTCTAAATTCAAATTCCACCTGCATAGACATTGAAAAACCCCACCCAGATGTTgctcttagtcagatttgaacctacaactccggCACTGAAAAAcagcagcactaacaactgagccaacaCACTTGCTGGATCTGTTCAAGAGAAAGAGAAGAAtagcaagaataaacacaaagacaaCAGAAAACCCCCATCTGCATGTTGTACTTGCCCAGATTTGAATATACAACTCCAGTATTGCAAAGCTGTAACAACAGTGCTAATGATTGAGCCACCATGTT
Coding sequences within it:
- the LOC136571954 gene encoding olfactory receptor 5G9-like; this translates as MENSNQTLPSQFFLLGLSTVPHLQVLGFLVFVLMYIITLSGNGLLLITVRISPKLHTPMYLFLSNLSFIDVCFSSTIVPVILINTLSTEKSISVGGCVFQMFFSLILGVGECILLAIMAYDRFVAICRPLHYSSIMNMRCCVMLSIVPWTVGFFNSCIQVPLTWRLPFCRTHHINHFFCEIPPILRLSCKDPLLNVVAMYVAAGTIVLCSFLLTLISYVYIISTILKIRSSQGRHAVFSTCASHITVVTLYYGTLLFNYLQPPSSHSVETDNTVSVLYTVVTPMLNPIIYSIRNKDVKSCLINNLKNKKNCLKTC